A genome region from Nocardiopsis exhalans includes the following:
- a CDS encoding NADPH-dependent FMN reductase, with amino-acid sequence MQQENLRITVVLGGNLNGRTGPVVSNWFLDRAASREGVTLDVLDVAGLDLGDGHGTSSDSFPSRIAAADGFVVVTPEYNHGYPGPLKSAIDAARKEWFAKPVAFVSYGGMSGGLRAVEQLRSVFAELHVTSVRTSVSLHNAQRMFGPEGAPVAELRGAEDAVEEMLDQLVWWALSLREARARRPFPG; translated from the coding sequence ATGCAGCAGGAGAACCTTCGGATCACGGTCGTCCTGGGCGGCAACCTCAACGGCCGCACCGGGCCTGTGGTCTCCAACTGGTTCCTCGACCGGGCCGCCTCCCGCGAGGGCGTGACCCTCGACGTCCTGGACGTGGCCGGGCTCGACCTGGGTGATGGCCACGGCACGTCCTCGGACTCGTTCCCCTCGCGCATCGCCGCCGCGGACGGGTTCGTGGTGGTGACCCCGGAGTACAACCACGGCTATCCCGGACCGCTCAAGAGCGCCATCGACGCCGCGCGCAAGGAGTGGTTCGCCAAACCGGTCGCGTTCGTCTCCTACGGCGGTATGTCCGGCGGCCTGCGCGCCGTGGAGCAGCTGCGCTCGGTCTTCGCCGAGCTGCACGTGACGTCGGTGCGCACCTCGGTGAGCCTGCACAACGCGCAGCGGATGTTCGGCCCCGAGGGAGCGCCCGTGGCGGAGCTGCGGGGCGCGGAGGACGCGGTCGAGGAGATGCTCGACCAACTGGTCTGGTGGGCCCTGTCCCTGCGCGAGGCCCGCGCCCGCCGTCCGTTCCCGGGCTAG
- the lpdA gene encoding dihydrolipoyl dehydrogenase codes for MSESGGTFDLVVLGGGSGGYAAALRAAELDMSVVLIEKDKLGGTCLHRGCIPTKALLHSAEVADSAKESENFGVKATFEGIDIEAVHKYKDKVISGLHKGLSGLIKSRKITVVEGEGKLTGKDEVTVDGKVFKGKNILLATGSKPKTLGLEIDGEKVMTSDQAMELGRVPESVIVLGGGVIGVEFASVWRSYGSDVTIVEALKHLVPVEEESSSKLLERAFRKRKIKSELGTPFESVKTTDSGVVVTLQGGKTLEAEVLLVAIGRGPVSEGLGYEEQGITLDRGFVQVDENLHTGVGNVYAVGDLIPTLQLAHVGFAEGIFVAEHIAGQNPPAIDYDGVPRVTYCEPEVASVGLTTKVAKERGHDVVEMNYNLAGNGKSQILQTQGAIKVIAEKDGPVLGVHMVGSRVGELIAEGQLIYNWEALPSEVAQLIHPHPSQSEALGEAHLALAGKPLHVHD; via the coding sequence GTGAGTGAGAGCGGCGGCACCTTCGACCTCGTCGTCCTTGGCGGCGGCAGCGGCGGCTACGCGGCGGCACTGCGCGCCGCCGAGCTGGACATGAGCGTCGTCCTGATCGAGAAAGACAAGCTCGGCGGCACCTGCCTGCACCGCGGCTGTATCCCCACCAAGGCCCTCCTGCACTCGGCCGAGGTCGCCGACTCCGCCAAGGAGAGCGAGAACTTCGGTGTCAAGGCCACCTTCGAGGGCATCGACATCGAGGCCGTGCACAAGTACAAGGACAAGGTGATCAGCGGCCTGCACAAGGGCCTGAGCGGGCTGATCAAGTCCCGCAAGATCACCGTCGTCGAGGGTGAGGGCAAGCTCACCGGCAAGGACGAGGTCACCGTCGACGGCAAGGTCTTCAAGGGGAAGAACATCCTCCTGGCGACCGGCTCCAAGCCCAAGACCCTGGGTCTGGAGATCGACGGCGAGAAGGTCATGACCAGCGACCAGGCCATGGAGCTGGGACGCGTCCCCGAGTCCGTCATCGTCCTGGGCGGCGGCGTGATCGGCGTGGAGTTCGCCAGCGTGTGGCGTTCCTACGGCTCCGACGTCACCATCGTCGAGGCCCTCAAGCACCTGGTCCCCGTCGAGGAGGAGTCCAGCTCCAAGCTGCTGGAGCGCGCCTTCCGCAAGCGGAAGATCAAGTCCGAGCTGGGCACCCCGTTCGAGTCGGTCAAGACCACCGACTCCGGCGTGGTCGTCACCCTCCAGGGTGGCAAGACCCTCGAGGCCGAGGTCCTGCTGGTCGCCATCGGCCGCGGCCCGGTCTCCGAGGGCCTGGGCTACGAGGAACAGGGCATCACCCTGGACCGCGGTTTCGTCCAGGTCGACGAGAACCTGCACACCGGCGTGGGCAACGTCTACGCGGTCGGCGACCTCATCCCGACCCTCCAGCTCGCGCACGTCGGCTTCGCCGAGGGCATCTTCGTCGCCGAGCACATCGCCGGGCAGAACCCGCCCGCGATCGACTACGACGGTGTTCCCCGTGTCACGTACTGTGAGCCTGAGGTCGCCTCCGTCGGTCTCACCACCAAGGTGGCCAAGGAACGCGGTCACGACGTCGTCGAGATGAACTACAACCTGGCGGGCAACGGCAAGAGCCAGATCCTGCAGACCCAGGGCGCGATCAAGGTCATCGCCGAGAAGGACGGCCCGGTGCTGGGCGTCCACATGGTCGGCAGCCGCGTCGGCGAGCTCATCGCCGAGGGGCAGCTGATCTACAACTGGGAGGCCCTGCCCTCCGAGGTGGCGCAGCTGATCCACCCGCACCCGAGCCAGTCGGAGGCGCTGGGAGAAGCGCACCTCGCGCTGGCGGGCAAGCCGCTGCACGTTCACGACTGA
- the sucB gene encoding 2-oxoglutarate dehydrogenase, E2 component, dihydrolipoamide succinyltransferase, giving the protein MPTSVSMPALGESVTEGTVTQWLKNVGDTVEVDEPLLEVSTDKVDTEIPSPVAGVLTKILVDEDETVEIGAEIAVIGGEGDSADAEAAPAAEEPAQEAEPEAAPEADPAAEEPAQEAKPEPAPEAPASGGSDSDGPGTSVTIPALGESVTEGTITQWLKSVGDTVEEDEPLLEVSTDKVDTEIPSPVAGVLTKILVDEDETVEIGTEIAIIGGGSGSAAAPAQPEAEAEAKSEPEPKSEPEPAPAAQSAPAPAAREQDAGAPSVDIETLSGTGQASGTDAVTEAYVTPLVRKLAGEHRVDLSRVSGTGVGGRIRKQDVLKAAEAQRSAAAAPRKVTSDTSVRGRTEKLSRLRKSIADRMVESLRVSATTTQVIEVDVSKIARLRDQVGADFAKREGVELGFFPFFAQAAVEALKVHPKVNAVINAADQTVTYHDVENLAVSVDTERGLLAPVVKDAGSLNLGGLARGLTDLTERAHTGKLGPDELGGGTFSISETGHTGALFGTPIINQPQVAILETGAVVKRPVVVEDEAMGGEVIAVRSMVYLSMAHDHRLIDSADAGRFLQTVKERLEEGAFEGDLGLS; this is encoded by the coding sequence ATGCCGACTTCCGTTTCCATGCCCGCCCTGGGTGAGAGCGTCACCGAGGGGACCGTCACCCAGTGGCTGAAGAACGTGGGCGACACCGTCGAGGTAGACGAGCCGCTCCTTGAGGTCTCCACCGACAAGGTGGACACCGAGATCCCGTCCCCGGTGGCCGGTGTACTCACCAAGATCCTCGTCGACGAGGACGAGACCGTGGAGATCGGCGCGGAGATCGCGGTCATCGGCGGCGAGGGTGACAGCGCCGACGCCGAAGCCGCGCCCGCCGCCGAGGAGCCCGCTCAGGAGGCCGAGCCCGAGGCCGCTCCCGAGGCCGACCCGGCAGCCGAGGAGCCCGCTCAGGAGGCCAAGCCCGAGCCCGCTCCCGAGGCCCCGGCCTCCGGTGGTTCCGACTCCGACGGTCCCGGTACCTCCGTGACCATCCCCGCCCTGGGTGAGAGCGTCACCGAGGGCACCATCACCCAGTGGCTGAAGAGCGTCGGCGACACCGTCGAGGAGGACGAGCCTCTCCTCGAGGTCTCCACCGACAAGGTGGACACCGAGATCCCGTCCCCGGTGGCCGGTGTACTCACCAAGATCCTCGTCGACGAGGACGAGACGGTCGAGATCGGTACCGAGATCGCGATTATCGGCGGCGGCTCAGGTTCCGCCGCCGCCCCGGCCCAGCCCGAGGCCGAGGCCGAGGCCAAGAGCGAGCCCGAGCCCAAGAGCGAGCCCGAGCCCGCCCCGGCCGCCCAGTCCGCACCTGCTCCCGCCGCACGTGAGCAGGACGCTGGCGCCCCGTCGGTGGACATCGAGACGCTCAGCGGCACCGGCCAGGCCTCCGGCACCGACGCCGTGACCGAGGCGTATGTGACCCCGCTGGTCCGCAAGCTCGCAGGCGAGCACCGCGTCGACCTGAGCCGCGTCTCCGGCACCGGCGTGGGCGGTCGCATCCGCAAGCAGGACGTGCTCAAGGCCGCCGAGGCCCAGCGTTCGGCCGCCGCGGCCCCGCGTAAGGTCACCTCGGACACCTCGGTGCGCGGTCGCACCGAGAAGCTGAGCCGTCTGCGCAAGTCCATCGCGGACCGCATGGTCGAGTCTCTGCGCGTGTCCGCCACGACCACCCAGGTCATCGAGGTCGACGTCAGCAAGATCGCGCGCCTGCGCGACCAGGTCGGCGCCGACTTCGCCAAGCGCGAGGGCGTGGAGCTGGGCTTCTTCCCGTTCTTCGCGCAGGCCGCCGTGGAGGCCCTCAAGGTCCACCCGAAGGTCAACGCGGTGATCAACGCCGCCGACCAGACGGTGACCTACCACGACGTCGAGAACCTGGCCGTTTCGGTGGACACCGAGCGCGGCCTGCTCGCCCCGGTGGTCAAGGACGCCGGTTCGCTGAACCTCGGCGGCCTGGCCCGCGGCCTCACCGACCTGACCGAGCGCGCCCACACCGGCAAGCTCGGCCCGGACGAGCTGGGCGGCGGCACGTTCTCGATCTCCGAGACCGGCCACACCGGCGCTCTGTTCGGCACGCCGATCATCAACCAGCCGCAGGTCGCGATCCTGGAGACCGGCGCGGTCGTCAAGCGCCCGGTCGTCGTCGAGGACGAAGCCATGGGCGGCGAGGTCATCGCGGTCCGGTCGATGGTCTACCTGTCGATGGCGCACGACCACCGTCTGATCGACAGCGCCGACGCAGGCCGCTTCCTGCAGACCGTGAAGGAGCGCCTGGAAGAGGGCGCCTTCGAGGGTGACCTGGGCCTGTCCTGA
- the lipB gene encoding lipoyl(octanoyl) transferase LipB → MSDLVYAWLGDTPVPYHQGWDLQKRLHQSRVADEVPDTVLFLEHEPVYTAGKRTGRWDRPITDPGAPVVDIDRGGKITWHGPGQLTVYPIVKLSDPIDVIAYVRMLEEAIIRTLADYGLTGRRVEGRTGVWLDADPERGLTERKIAAIGCRIARGVGMHGLALNCDNDMSWFDRIVPCGISDAGVTSLTNELGRAVTVADARPRLERHLADVLGAAEYSHTDGSGMLSDATALG, encoded by the coding sequence GTGAGTGATCTCGTTTACGCATGGCTGGGCGACACTCCCGTCCCGTACCACCAGGGCTGGGATCTCCAGAAACGGCTCCACCAGAGCCGCGTCGCCGATGAGGTGCCCGATACGGTCCTCTTCCTGGAGCACGAACCCGTCTACACGGCGGGCAAGCGCACAGGGAGGTGGGATCGTCCCATCACCGATCCCGGTGCTCCCGTCGTGGACATCGACCGGGGCGGCAAGATCACCTGGCACGGTCCCGGCCAGCTCACGGTGTACCCCATCGTCAAGCTGTCGGACCCGATCGACGTGATCGCCTACGTGCGCATGCTCGAGGAGGCGATCATCCGCACGCTCGCCGACTACGGCCTCACCGGCCGCCGGGTCGAGGGCCGCACCGGGGTCTGGCTGGACGCCGATCCCGAGCGCGGACTGACCGAGCGCAAGATCGCCGCGATCGGCTGCCGCATCGCCCGTGGGGTCGGTATGCACGGCCTGGCGTTGAACTGCGACAATGACATGTCGTGGTTCGACCGGATCGTCCCCTGCGGGATCTCCGACGCGGGGGTCACCTCGCTCACCAACGAACTGGGGCGCGCCGTCACCGTCGCCGACGCACGGCCGCGCCTCGAACGGCACCTGGCCGACGTCCTGGGCGCGGCGGAGTACAGCCACACCGACGGCAGCGGAATGCTTTCCGATGCCACCGCGCTGGGATGA
- the lipA gene encoding lipoyl synthase: MTIAPEGRKLLRVEARNSETPIERKPPWIKIKAHMGPEYTELQSLVKGEGLHTVCQEAGCPNIYECWEDREATFLIGGDQCTRRCDFCQIATGKPSPLDRLEPTKVATSVQKMELRYATVTGVARDDLEDGGAWLYAETVRKIHELNPGGGVELLIPDFNADPDQLAEVFGSRPEVLAHNVETVPRIFKRIRPGFRYERSLKVITMAREAGLVTKSNLILGMGETREEVSEAMRDLHEAGCDLLTITQYLRPSKLHHPIDRWVKPQEFVELGKEAEDIGFAGVMSGPLVRSSYRAGTLYKQAREKRDAEAAQATSNA; the protein is encoded by the coding sequence TTGACCATCGCTCCTGAGGGCCGCAAGCTGCTTCGCGTGGAGGCGCGCAACAGCGAGACCCCCATCGAGAGAAAGCCGCCGTGGATCAAGATCAAGGCGCACATGGGGCCGGAGTACACCGAGCTCCAGTCCCTGGTCAAGGGCGAGGGCCTGCACACCGTGTGCCAGGAGGCGGGCTGCCCCAACATCTACGAGTGCTGGGAGGACCGCGAGGCCACCTTCCTCATCGGCGGTGACCAGTGCACGCGGCGCTGCGACTTCTGCCAGATCGCCACGGGCAAGCCGAGCCCTCTGGACAGGTTGGAGCCGACCAAGGTCGCCACCTCCGTCCAGAAGATGGAGCTGCGCTACGCCACCGTCACCGGCGTGGCCCGCGACGACCTCGAGGACGGCGGTGCCTGGCTCTACGCCGAGACGGTCCGCAAGATCCACGAGCTCAACCCCGGTGGCGGCGTCGAGCTGCTCATCCCGGACTTCAACGCCGACCCCGACCAGCTGGCCGAGGTCTTCGGTTCGCGTCCGGAGGTCCTGGCGCACAACGTGGAGACCGTGCCGCGGATCTTCAAGCGCATCCGCCCGGGCTTCCGCTACGAGCGCTCCCTCAAGGTCATCACCATGGCCCGCGAGGCCGGTCTGGTCACCAAGTCGAACCTGATCCTGGGCATGGGCGAGACCCGCGAGGAGGTCAGCGAGGCCATGCGCGACCTGCACGAGGCCGGCTGCGACCTGCTGACCATCACCCAGTACCTGCGCCCCTCCAAGCTGCACCACCCGATCGACCGCTGGGTGAAGCCACAGGAGTTCGTGGAACTGGGCAAGGAGGCCGAGGACATCGGCTTCGCCGGGGTCATGTCCGGCCCGCTCGTGCGCTCGTCCTACCGCGCCGGGACCCTGTACAAGCAGGCCCGCGAGAAGCGGGACGCCGAGGCAGCACAGGCCACAAGCAACGCATAA
- a CDS encoding DUF4191 domain-containing protein, with translation MAKKSDNTTAGKGGEKQPGRLKQIGMVAKVVHKQSPRTIPIAVSVAILIFAVFIGIGIWTGSWIIWPLTGLPIAFLVGFIMFTRAAQRVQYKMLDGRLGAGMAILENMRGNWVVEPGVAANKQMDVVHRVVGRPGVVLVGEGDPGRLKGLIAGEKKRVARVAHDTPIYDFKVGNGEGQVPVSKLQRTLVKLPRNLDKSGTAELNYRLKALPAAMQMPKGPMPKGAKLPKGMRGNKAGG, from the coding sequence ATGGCGAAGAAGTCCGACAACACGACCGCCGGTAAGGGTGGCGAGAAGCAGCCGGGCCGGTTGAAGCAGATCGGCATGGTCGCCAAGGTCGTGCACAAGCAGAGCCCGCGTACGATCCCGATCGCGGTCAGCGTCGCGATCCTGATCTTCGCCGTCTTCATCGGTATCGGTATCTGGACCGGTTCCTGGATCATCTGGCCGCTGACCGGTCTGCCGATCGCGTTCCTGGTCGGTTTCATCATGTTCACCCGCGCCGCCCAACGCGTGCAGTACAAGATGCTGGACGGGCGCCTGGGCGCCGGTATGGCGATCCTGGAGAACATGCGCGGCAACTGGGTGGTCGAGCCGGGCGTGGCCGCCAACAAGCAGATGGACGTCGTCCACCGCGTGGTGGGCCGTCCCGGTGTGGTCCTGGTCGGCGAGGGCGACCCCGGTCGCCTCAAGGGCCTGATCGCCGGGGAGAAGAAGCGCGTCGCCCGCGTCGCCCACGACACCCCCATCTACGACTTCAAGGTCGGCAACGGCGAGGGCCAGGTGCCGGTGTCCAAGCTCCAGCGCACGCTGGTCAAGCTGCCCCGCAACCTGGACAAGTCCGGCACCGCCGAGCTGAACTACCGGCTCAAGGCGCTGCCCGCCGCGATGCAGATGCCCAAGGGCCCCATGCCCAAGGGAGCCAAGCTGCCCAAGGGCATGCGCGGTAACAAAGCCGGAGGCTGA
- a CDS encoding TIGR01777 family oxidoreductase: MRVAITGATGLIGEALTDSLLEDGHTVVRLVRRLPRDTRVPRLEEAEWRAEQGRVDTVALQDADAVVHLAGEPIGPTLWTRQRKTAIRRSRVRGTQTLSQALARMSTPPPRLLSASGMHFYGDTGGGVATEESPPGTGFLAGVCRDWEAATAPAEEAGLSVAHLRTAVVLARSGGLLRHLLPLWRLGLGGRLGSGAQYMTWIALADQIGAIRFLLERPEITGPVNMCAPEPVTNAAFTEALGRALGRPTILPVPATAMRAALGDFAEETALIDLRARPKRLEESGYSFLLPTVDSALSDILPRPAPPAGR, encoded by the coding sequence ATGAGAGTGGCGATCACGGGTGCGACCGGGTTGATCGGCGAGGCGTTGACGGACTCCCTGCTCGAGGACGGGCACACGGTGGTGCGGTTGGTGCGCCGACTGCCCCGGGACACCCGGGTTCCCCGGTTGGAGGAGGCCGAGTGGCGGGCCGAGCAGGGGCGTGTGGACACCGTCGCCCTCCAGGACGCCGACGCCGTGGTCCACCTGGCGGGCGAACCGATCGGCCCCACCCTGTGGACCCGGCAGCGCAAGACCGCCATTCGCCGTAGCAGGGTCCGCGGCACCCAGACCCTCTCCCAGGCCCTGGCCAGGATGTCCACGCCCCCTCCGCGCCTTCTCAGCGCCTCGGGGATGCATTTCTACGGGGACACGGGCGGAGGTGTGGCCACCGAGGAGAGTCCGCCCGGCACGGGGTTCCTGGCCGGGGTGTGCCGGGACTGGGAGGCGGCCACCGCCCCCGCCGAGGAGGCGGGGCTGTCCGTGGCGCACCTGCGCACGGCCGTGGTGCTGGCCCGTTCCGGCGGGCTGCTCCGGCATCTGCTGCCGCTGTGGCGGCTCGGGCTGGGCGGGCGGCTGGGCTCGGGGGCGCAGTACATGACCTGGATCGCGCTGGCCGACCAGATCGGCGCGATCCGGTTCCTGCTGGAGCGGCCCGAGATCACCGGTCCGGTGAACATGTGCGCGCCCGAACCGGTCACCAACGCCGCCTTCACCGAGGCGCTCGGTCGGGCCCTGGGACGTCCGACCATCCTTCCGGTTCCGGCGACGGCGATGCGCGCGGCGCTGGGGGACTTCGCGGAGGAGACCGCCCTGATCGACCTCAGGGCGCGGCCGAAACGCCTGGAGGAGTCGGGGTATTCCTTCCTCCTGCCCACCGTCGACAGTGCGCTTTCCGACATCCTGCCCAGACCCGCCCCTCCCGCCGGGAGGTAG
- a CDS encoding helix-turn-helix domain-containing protein: protein MPPEEAAGIRIHLDKLLAERGMTLTELAERVGVSVVNLSVLKNDRAKAIRFSTLAALCRVLECQPGDLISHERD, encoded by the coding sequence ATGCCGCCGGAGGAGGCTGCCGGAATCCGGATCCACCTGGACAAGCTCCTGGCCGAGCGGGGCATGACGCTCACCGAACTCGCGGAGCGGGTGGGAGTCAGCGTCGTCAACCTGTCCGTGCTCAAGAACGACCGTGCCAAGGCGATCCGCTTCTCCACGCTGGCCGCGCTCTGCCGAGTGCTGGAGTGTCAGCCGGGAGACCTCATCAGCCACGAGAGGGACTGA